Proteins encoded within one genomic window of Candidatus Thiodiazotropha endoloripes:
- a CDS encoding 2Fe-2S iron-sulfur cluster-binding protein, which yields MATIYFSSPIMSKNKKVSAVVGKRDTLLAVAKENNVKIPFECQDGECGSCLIKVTHLDGDHIKGVMLTDKEREVLKSIGKLSKQEEERANVKDLPPSFRLACQTVVTDEDLLVQFTGEPGGA from the coding sequence ATGGCCACAATCTACTTCTCATCTCCAATCATGAGCAAAAACAAAAAAGTTTCTGCCGTCGTAGGCAAGCGGGATACCCTGCTTGCCGTTGCCAAGGAAAACAACGTAAAAATCCCATTCGAGTGCCAGGATGGAGAGTGCGGCTCATGCCTTATTAAAGTCACTCACCTCGATGGCGATCATATCAAAGGCGTCATGCTAACCGACAAGGAGAGAGAGGTACTCAAGTCAATTGGCAAACTCTCCAAGCAAGAGGAAGAGCGTGCTAATGTAAAAGATCTTCCACCAAGCTTCCGTCTGGCCTGCCAGACCGTCGTCACAGATGAAGACCTGCTCGTTCAGTTTACCGGTGAACCTGGTGGCGCTTAA
- the sthA gene encoding Si-specific NAD(P)(+) transhydrogenase, giving the protein MSAKHFDVVVIGSGPGGEGAAMKLVKSGKRVAVIEAHDMVGGGCTHWGTIPSKALRHNIQLLRDYRRNPLFQHTHDQVQVEYSDLLKAAGKVINQQVRSRLRHYARNRIDVIHGRAGFIDTHRIEIVQPSGVSEEITAEHFVIATGSRPYQPADIDFNHPRILDSDSVLRLDTTPDSITIYGAGVIGCEYASIFCNLDVKVNLVNTRDRLLSFLDDEITDALSYHLRNQGTVIRHDEVYEQVEAVDDGVVLHCKSGKKFKTDYLLWANGRSGNTENMGLDEIGVAVNHRGQIEIDKTYATSLPHIYAVGDVVGPPALASASYDQGRFVGAQIATGSADWQLIDDFPTGIYTLPEISSIGRTERELTASKVPYEVGQASFRTIARAQITDHEVGMLKLLFHRETLEILGIHCFGEQASEIVHIGQAIMAQQGEANSLLYFAETTFNYPTMAEAYRVAALNGLNRIF; this is encoded by the coding sequence ATGAGTGCAAAACATTTTGATGTGGTGGTAATTGGTAGTGGCCCCGGTGGTGAAGGGGCTGCCATGAAGCTGGTCAAGAGCGGTAAACGGGTTGCCGTGATTGAAGCGCACGATATGGTAGGCGGGGGGTGCACCCACTGGGGAACCATTCCATCCAAAGCACTCAGACACAATATTCAGCTGTTAAGGGATTATCGGCGCAACCCCCTCTTTCAACACACCCACGACCAGGTTCAGGTTGAGTATTCCGATCTGCTGAAGGCTGCGGGCAAGGTGATCAACCAGCAGGTGCGCAGTCGTCTGCGCCACTATGCCAGAAATCGGATTGACGTGATCCATGGCCGGGCCGGATTCATCGATACGCACCGGATCGAAATTGTTCAGCCGAGTGGCGTCAGCGAAGAGATTACGGCGGAACACTTTGTGATCGCTACAGGATCCCGTCCATACCAACCAGCAGATATCGACTTCAACCACCCCAGGATTCTCGATAGTGACTCAGTACTGCGTCTCGATACCACACCGGACTCGATTACCATCTATGGTGCAGGCGTTATCGGCTGTGAGTATGCCTCGATCTTTTGCAATCTTGATGTCAAAGTGAACCTGGTCAACACCCGGGACCGCCTGCTCTCATTTCTTGATGATGAGATCACCGATGCGCTCAGTTATCACCTGCGCAATCAGGGTACTGTAATCCGCCATGATGAGGTTTATGAACAGGTGGAGGCCGTTGATGACGGTGTGGTGCTTCACTGCAAGTCTGGCAAGAAATTCAAGACAGACTACCTGCTGTGGGCCAATGGGCGCAGCGGTAATACGGAAAACATGGGACTGGATGAGATCGGGGTAGCGGTCAATCACCGGGGTCAGATCGAGATCGACAAAACCTATGCCACCTCACTGCCCCACATCTATGCGGTCGGCGATGTGGTCGGCCCACCTGCCCTGGCCAGTGCCAGTTACGACCAGGGACGCTTTGTCGGTGCCCAGATCGCCACCGGCAGTGCGGACTGGCAGTTGATCGATGACTTTCCCACCGGCATCTACACGCTGCCTGAAATCAGCTCGATCGGTCGCACTGAACGGGAGCTGACCGCCAGCAAAGTCCCCTACGAAGTGGGGCAGGCAAGCTTCAGAACCATCGCCCGTGCCCAGATAACCGACCATGAAGTCGGCATGCTGAAACTGTTGTTTCACCGGGAGACCCTGGAGATCCTCGGTATCCACTGTTTCGGCGAGCAGGCCTCCGAGATCGTCCACATTGGCCAGGCCATCATGGCCCAACAGGGCGAGGCCAACAGCCTGCTCTATTTCGCAGAGACCACCTTCAACTATCCAACGATGGCTGAAGCCTATCGTGTTGCGGCATTGAACGGCCTCAATCGCATCTTCTGA
- a CDS encoding zinc metalloprotease HtpX → MNFTRISQHKFRNFLQTLLLLGGMSLLLALCVELLFGQELWLWVFIGTTVIIFALPDMSPRWLLHLYQARPISPDQAPQLWMVIEELSRRAKLKSIPTLYWIPSKTTNAFSVGRTNQTAIALTDGLLELLSMRELIAVLAHETAHLANNDIRLMNIADLISRLTHLMSSLGIILLLITFPLLFLGYTPFSLRGILLLIVSPSLSAVMQLGLSRIREFDADLLAAELTGDPAGLANALNKIAYPHGRFWQKLLLPGYRRPEPSLLRTHPEPGERIDRLLELGDRSDSYTTPMEDLPDQSVELPTSYTTRLSPGHRTIFRIWR, encoded by the coding sequence ATGAATTTTACTCGAATCTCACAGCATAAATTTAGAAACTTCCTGCAGACATTACTGTTGCTTGGCGGCATGTCTCTGTTGTTGGCGCTCTGTGTGGAACTGCTGTTTGGGCAGGAGTTATGGCTATGGGTATTCATCGGCACTACTGTGATCATCTTTGCCCTGCCGGACATGTCTCCACGCTGGTTGCTGCATCTCTATCAGGCCAGACCGATCAGCCCCGATCAGGCGCCACAACTCTGGATGGTCATTGAAGAGTTGAGCCGCCGCGCCAAGCTTAAATCCATCCCCACCCTTTACTGGATACCCAGTAAAACCACCAATGCCTTCAGCGTGGGTCGGACAAATCAAACCGCGATTGCGCTGACTGACGGACTTTTGGAACTGCTCTCGATGCGCGAGCTGATCGCGGTACTGGCCCATGAAACCGCCCACCTTGCAAATAACGATATCCGACTGATGAATATTGCCGATCTGATCAGCCGGCTGACCCATCTGATGTCAAGCTTGGGAATCATCTTACTGCTGATTACATTTCCCTTGTTGTTCCTTGGCTATACCCCCTTCTCCCTGCGGGGCATACTGCTGCTGATTGTCTCCCCCTCTCTGAGCGCCGTGATGCAACTCGGTCTCTCCAGAATACGGGAATTCGATGCCGACCTGTTGGCTGCTGAATTGACAGGTGACCCGGCGGGATTGGCCAATGCCTTGAACAAAATCGCCTATCCCCATGGCAGGTTCTGGCAAAAGCTGCTCCTTCCTGGGTACCGGAGACCGGAGCCGTCACTCTTGCGCACACATCCCGAACCCGGAGAACGCATTGATCGACTGCTCGAATTAGGAGACAGATCAGATAGCTACACCACTCCTATGGAAGATCTCCCTGATCAATCTGTAGAGCTGCCGACCAGCTACACAACCAGGCTTTCGCCAGGACACCGAACAATATTCCGTATCTGGCGCTAA
- a CDS encoding DMT family transporter, whose protein sequence is MAWVWLLAAGVLEVFFAVFLKLSDGFSKPMFTLLFAIAAGLSLYCLSKAMQAIPIGTAYAVWTGIGTAGVALLGILLFSEPVTGLRLFFMATLIMSIIGLKLA, encoded by the coding sequence ATGGCCTGGGTATGGTTATTAGCAGCCGGTGTTCTGGAAGTCTTTTTTGCCGTGTTCCTAAAGCTGTCTGACGGTTTCAGCAAACCAATGTTTACACTGCTTTTTGCAATTGCGGCTGGGTTGTCGCTCTACTGTTTGTCCAAGGCAATGCAGGCGATTCCGATCGGCACAGCTTATGCTGTATGGACAGGTATCGGTACCGCAGGCGTGGCGTTGCTTGGGATCTTACTTTTTTCAGAACCGGTAACCGGTCTAAGACTCTTTTTTATGGCGACACTGATTATGTCAATCATAGGATTGAAGCTGGCCTGA
- a CDS encoding putative bifunctional diguanylate cyclase/phosphodiesterase, translated as MTEYTDPSLSDPPDFAARLRENQVELSFTGLPASLSAIMINTTVIVIAQWSVIQWQILLGWFTGMLGLSLYRYYTYRVYQARKSTEGSLKIWRKRAIAGTLASGAIWGSAAFLLVPLGEQSFHQTIIIASLIGMAAGGVITQAALLPASLGYMLLVIIPLIIRLFTLGGPANLGLGFMLCIYVIVMASGAISINRNLSDSLAMNIRQRHSRKIIEHLAYHDALTNLPNRRLLTERLSKDIARSIHHSHIGALIYLDLDNFKTLNDSMGHQLGDELLKQMALRLNSCLSDEVTATRLGGDEFVLLMPELADQESEALRLAELTIKKVQEALARPFPLGGREIHMSASLGIALFPLHGDNADDLLKRADFAMYRAKAIGRNTMSLYDPEMQEQAHLLMTLEQGLRNALRNDGLVIHYQPFISIDGAVIGAEALVRWHHPQDGLVAPDSFIEHAEQSGLIIELGKQVLEMVCQHLNRLADSGLLTDQFKISINVSPLQFADRNFVTDIQTTISRYGIEAKHLLLEITENALLPDWGETICKLQQLREANFTLAIDDFGSGQSSLAYIKKLPIDLIKIDRILVKDITREKTDAVIVEGTIDMARKLGLKVVAEGVEEQSTFELLKRYACNIVQGDMIAKPMDFDRFIVFCQQPDIKVADTAT; from the coding sequence ATGACTGAATATACCGACCCGTCACTCAGCGATCCACCCGATTTTGCAGCTCGCCTCAGGGAGAATCAGGTAGAGTTGTCTTTTACCGGATTACCCGCCTCGCTGAGCGCGATCATGATCAACACCACCGTTATCGTGATTGCCCAGTGGTCCGTGATTCAATGGCAGATTCTGCTTGGCTGGTTTACCGGCATGCTCGGTTTAAGCCTCTATCGATACTACACCTACCGTGTCTATCAAGCCCGAAAATCCACTGAGGGCTCCCTCAAGATCTGGCGGAAACGAGCCATTGCAGGCACGCTGGCTTCAGGTGCCATCTGGGGATCCGCTGCATTTCTACTGGTCCCTTTGGGAGAGCAGTCTTTCCATCAAACCATAATCATAGCCAGTCTGATCGGTATGGCCGCAGGCGGTGTGATAACTCAAGCGGCCCTGCTACCCGCCTCTCTGGGTTACATGTTACTGGTAATCATCCCATTGATCATCAGACTCTTCACCCTCGGTGGGCCGGCCAATCTCGGCCTGGGCTTCATGCTTTGTATCTATGTCATCGTGATGGCTTCAGGTGCGATCAGTATCAATCGGAATTTATCCGATTCCCTGGCGATGAACATCAGACAGCGCCACTCCCGTAAGATCATCGAACACCTCGCCTACCATGATGCACTCACCAATCTGCCGAATCGACGTCTGCTGACCGAACGCCTGAGCAAGGATATTGCACGCTCGATCCATCATTCCCATATCGGAGCTTTGATCTATCTGGATCTGGATAATTTCAAAACCCTCAATGATTCCATGGGACACCAGCTAGGCGATGAACTGCTCAAGCAGATGGCACTCCGATTGAACAGTTGTCTGAGCGATGAGGTTACGGCCACCCGTCTCGGAGGAGATGAATTCGTGCTGCTGATGCCGGAACTGGCCGACCAGGAGAGTGAAGCTCTCAGGTTGGCCGAACTGACGATCAAAAAGGTTCAGGAAGCCCTCGCACGCCCATTTCCACTTGGCGGCAGGGAGATTCACATGTCGGCAAGTCTCGGGATTGCTCTGTTTCCACTGCATGGAGACAACGCCGATGACCTGCTGAAACGGGCGGATTTTGCGATGTACCGGGCAAAAGCCATTGGCCGCAATACAATGAGCCTCTATGATCCGGAGATGCAGGAACAGGCCCATCTGCTGATGACCCTGGAACAGGGTTTGCGCAATGCCCTGAGGAATGATGGTCTGGTTATCCACTATCAGCCTTTTATCAGTATCGATGGAGCGGTGATCGGCGCTGAAGCCCTGGTCCGCTGGCACCACCCACAGGATGGCCTGGTGGCGCCTGACAGCTTTATCGAGCATGCAGAGCAGAGCGGCCTGATCATCGAGCTGGGCAAACAGGTGTTGGAAATGGTCTGCCAGCACCTCAACAGACTGGCCGATTCAGGTCTGTTGACAGATCAATTCAAAATCTCAATCAATGTCAGTCCACTGCAGTTTGCCGATCGTAATTTTGTCACGGATATCCAGACCACCATAAGCCGTTACGGCATCGAAGCGAAACATCTGTTACTTGAAATCACTGAAAACGCCCTGCTGCCTGACTGGGGAGAGACAATCTGTAAGCTGCAACAGCTGCGTGAGGCGAATTTCACCCTGGCAATCGATGATTTCGGCAGTGGTCAATCCTCTCTCGCCTATATCAAAAAACTGCCGATCGATCTGATCAAGATCGATCGGATACTGGTCAAGGACATCACCCGGGAAAAGACCGATGCGGTGATCGTTGAAGGCACCATCGATATGGCCAGAAAGCTCGGTCTGAAAGTGGTTGCGGAGGGCGTTGAAGAGCAGTCGACCTTTGAGCTGCTGAAGCGTTATGCCTGCAATATCGTACAAGGCGATATGATTGCCAAACCGATGGATTTCGACAGGTTTATCGTTTTTTGCCAGCAACCGGACATAAAGGTTGCCGACACCGCAACCTGA
- a CDS encoding GNAT family N-acetyltransferase has product MNENDTVMLEIRKEEANDREAIHQLNSIAFDHGPEAVLVDKLRITCQDYISFVAVEESSVIGHILFTPAGIEDCSAVGMGLAPMSVLPSHQREGVGSRLVHYGLDYLRDAGCPFVIVLGHPDYYPRFGFEPASKYQIRSQWEGVPDAAFMIAVFDREVIPKRGGVARYRDEFDEAM; this is encoded by the coding sequence ATGAACGAGAACGATACAGTTATGCTAGAAATTCGCAAAGAAGAAGCCAACGACCGGGAGGCCATTCACCAGCTGAATTCAATTGCATTTGATCACGGTCCGGAAGCCGTGCTTGTTGATAAACTCCGAATTACCTGTCAGGACTACATATCATTTGTTGCTGTTGAAGAGAGTTCTGTAATCGGCCATATCTTATTTACTCCGGCTGGCATAGAGGATTGCTCCGCAGTTGGCATGGGATTGGCGCCAATGTCGGTGCTGCCTTCACACCAGAGAGAGGGGGTTGGGTCCCGTCTTGTCCATTATGGCCTAGATTATTTGCGTGATGCCGGTTGCCCATTTGTGATTGTCTTGGGGCACCCTGACTACTATCCGCGCTTTGGTTTCGAGCCCGCGTCAAAATATCAGATTCGCAGTCAATGGGAGGGTGTGCCGGATGCTGCCTTCATGATCGCAGTGTTCGATCGGGAGGTGATACCGAAGCGTGGTGGCGTGGCAAGATATCGGGATGAATTCGATGAGGCGATGTAG
- a CDS encoding class I SAM-dependent methyltransferase: protein MYEFIHDIAMRPSPFSRSTAKQLWTKQHLAEQMLDYHLSQETDLASRRVEVIDRVVTWIDGQIELSGKKLCDLGCGPGLYTIRFSEHGAQVTGIDFSEYSLNYAKSNSGGVVNYLQADYVVDQLPTGFDLITLIYTDLCVLSPEQRSILLRKMRGMLNPGGKIVLDVAGMGLLNGRQEVTLIEDRLMGGFWAAGDYVGIQKSYLYDEQHLVLDRYVIVEPDETWQIYNWFQHYTPQMIETELRNSGFAITELAGDLTGKPLVENSDLMGIIATPC from the coding sequence ATGTACGAATTTATTCATGACATTGCGATGCGTCCCAGCCCATTTTCTCGCTCTACAGCGAAGCAACTCTGGACGAAACAGCATCTTGCAGAACAGATGCTCGATTATCATCTAAGCCAGGAGACAGATCTTGCATCCAGGCGTGTCGAGGTGATCGATCGTGTTGTAACCTGGATTGATGGGCAAATCGAACTGTCCGGCAAGAAATTATGCGATCTGGGATGTGGGCCAGGGCTCTACACCATACGTTTTTCTGAGCATGGTGCACAAGTAACGGGGATAGATTTCTCCGAATATAGTCTGAACTACGCCAAATCAAACTCGGGTGGGGTGGTTAACTATCTACAAGCAGATTATGTTGTCGATCAATTACCCACAGGATTTGATCTCATCACCCTGATCTATACGGATCTCTGCGTGTTATCACCTGAGCAGAGATCGATCCTGTTACGCAAGATGCGTGGCATGTTGAATCCTGGTGGTAAAATCGTGCTCGATGTTGCCGGGATGGGCCTGTTGAATGGCAGGCAAGAAGTTACTCTCATTGAGGATCGATTGATGGGTGGATTCTGGGCTGCAGGTGACTATGTTGGGATTCAGAAATCTTATCTATACGATGAACAGCATTTGGTACTGGACCGTTACGTTATTGTCGAACCTGATGAAACCTGGCAGATTTACAATTGGTTCCAACACTACACGCCGCAAATGATAGAAACGGAACTGCGGAATTCAGGGTTTGCAATTACAGAGCTGGCAGGAGATCTTACTGGTAAACCATTGGTTGAAAATAGCGATCTGATGGGAATCATCGCGACACCATGCTAA
- a CDS encoding putative bifunctional diguanylate cyclase/phosphodiesterase, whose protein sequence is MSRYTNLSHSELERMLSESERLLRADADTDTDYLLHNLQLHKIELEIQNRDLMESQKELENIRDQYAELYDFAPVGYLTLDKNGIINNLNISAAAMFGAERSRIVGRPLSTQLAPGMGRLLFDHLRHAFSSDQKVTADLALKTTSDGITRYVRADTIVHADLESQAHCLMNLIDTTERRRAEQAVIDERTFLQHVIDGVENPIMVISLDFKVLRMNEAAKRIATMQKIDPEHACCYQISHQVDRPCDGDDYPCPLKIVLQTRLPTKVTHNHISEFGTQRKYEVSVSPLFDDDGEIMGVIESSHDITEHLELLDELKERQLSYAHLAQHDALTGLPNRLLFADRLSQAIHVAHRNKSMLAVLFIDLDRFKEVNDSFNHATGDAVLKEVAERFQSLFREDDTIARMGGDEFTVILTHIKKDSNAALVAKKLLNLFKKPFTIQNHKLYLTASIGISLYPDHGESVDELVRNADTAMYRAKEEGRNTFQYYTLELTARAFERVFLASSLHNAISQNELILHYQPQIELITKEICGVEALVRWQNRDLGLLAPDKFIPLAEESEVIDEMGAWIMKEACQQMKAWQDSGILRSDMTISVNLSGKQFDHNNLLEEIEQTLTATGLSPDCLELEITETTMMRSTSVTSETLRKLRKLGVKVAVDDFGTGYSSLNYLKQLPITRLKIDKTFISDIPDDLNDVAISKAIIAMANNLLLDVLAEGIETGEQHQFLIQQGCRVGQGYLFARPMPSDQFESFIEQTPQG, encoded by the coding sequence ATGAGTCGATACACTAATCTCAGTCACAGCGAGCTTGAAAGAATGCTCAGTGAATCTGAAAGGTTACTGCGCGCTGATGCAGATACTGATACAGACTATCTGCTGCACAATCTGCAGCTGCATAAAATTGAACTCGAGATTCAGAATCGGGACTTGATGGAATCCCAGAAGGAATTGGAAAACATACGGGATCAATATGCAGAACTCTATGATTTTGCCCCTGTGGGTTATTTGACGCTCGATAAGAACGGCATAATTAATAATCTAAACATATCTGCAGCGGCTATGTTCGGGGCGGAACGTTCCCGAATCGTGGGTAGACCCTTATCAACGCAATTGGCCCCGGGGATGGGGCGTTTGTTGTTCGATCACCTGCGTCATGCCTTCTCATCAGATCAGAAAGTCACGGCTGACCTTGCCCTCAAGACGACATCGGATGGCATTACCCGATATGTGAGAGCCGATACCATCGTACATGCGGACCTTGAGAGTCAGGCCCACTGTCTGATGAATCTGATCGACACCACCGAGCGGCGGCGAGCAGAACAGGCGGTGATCGATGAACGGACTTTTCTGCAACATGTGATTGACGGCGTGGAAAATCCGATTATGGTGATCAGCCTCGACTTCAAAGTACTCAGGATGAATGAAGCCGCCAAGCGTATCGCCACTATGCAGAAGATCGACCCGGAGCACGCCTGCTGTTATCAGATTTCCCACCAGGTGGATCGGCCTTGTGATGGCGATGATTACCCTTGCCCACTTAAAATCGTACTGCAAACCCGCTTGCCGACCAAAGTAACACACAATCATATCTCGGAGTTTGGCACACAACGGAAGTATGAGGTTTCAGTGAGCCCGTTGTTTGATGACGATGGTGAAATCATGGGTGTCATCGAGTCATCCCATGATATCACTGAACATCTTGAATTGCTGGACGAGCTGAAAGAAAGGCAACTCAGCTATGCCCATCTGGCGCAACATGATGCGCTGACAGGGCTACCCAATCGTTTGCTGTTTGCTGATCGTCTGAGTCAGGCGATTCATGTGGCGCACAGAAACAAGTCGATGCTTGCCGTATTGTTTATCGATCTTGACAGGTTCAAAGAGGTCAACGACAGCTTCAATCACGCAACCGGTGATGCTGTGCTGAAAGAGGTTGCAGAGCGATTTCAATCCTTGTTCAGAGAGGATGACACCATTGCGCGCATGGGTGGTGATGAGTTTACGGTGATTCTTACCCACATCAAGAAAGACTCTAACGCGGCATTGGTTGCCAAAAAGCTGCTGAATTTATTCAAAAAGCCCTTTACCATCCAAAATCATAAGTTGTACCTGACCGCCAGTATCGGGATCAGTCTCTATCCCGACCACGGAGAGTCGGTTGATGAACTGGTTCGAAATGCGGACACGGCAATGTACCGGGCCAAGGAGGAGGGCCGGAATACCTTTCAATACTACACGCTGGAGTTGACGGCTAGAGCGTTCGAGCGGGTATTCCTGGCTTCCAGTCTACATAATGCGATATCGCAGAATGAACTCATACTCCACTATCAGCCTCAAATTGAGCTGATTACAAAAGAAATTTGTGGCGTTGAAGCATTGGTGAGATGGCAAAACCGGGATCTGGGGTTGTTGGCGCCCGACAAGTTCATCCCCTTGGCTGAAGAGTCGGAAGTCATCGACGAAATGGGGGCGTGGATCATGAAAGAAGCCTGCCAACAAATGAAAGCCTGGCAGGATTCAGGTATTTTGAGAAGTGACATGACGATCAGTGTGAATTTGTCCGGAAAGCAGTTTGATCATAACAACCTGCTTGAAGAGATTGAGCAGACTTTGACAGCTACCGGTCTTTCACCCGATTGCCTGGAACTGGAAATCACTGAAACCACCATGATGCGTTCGACAAGCGTAACCAGTGAAACTCTGAGAAAACTGCGCAAGCTTGGTGTCAAAGTTGCTGTTGATGATTTCGGAACCGGATATTCGTCCTTGAATTATCTAAAACAATTACCGATTACACGCCTTAAGATCGACAAGACATTCATTTCTGATATCCCTGATGACTTGAATGATGTGGCCATTTCAAAAGCGATCATTGCCATGGCCAACAATCTGTTGCTGGATGTCTTGGCAGAAGGTATTGAAACCGGTGAACAACATCAATTCCTGATTCAACAGGGCTGCCGGGTGGGTCAGGGGTATCTATTTGCCCGGCCCATGCCATCGGATCAGTTTGAATCCTTTATTGAACAAACGCCACAGGGCTGA